AGAGTTATCATCAACAACCAGCACACGAATCCCCCCGTAGGCCGAGGACGCGGGAAGCTGCTCAGCACCCTCATCAGGCACGATAGCCGCAGACTCCGGCTCCTGCCGGGGCGAGAAGACTCTCATGAGTAAATCCAGGAGGCGCGAGGGCGTGAGGGGCTTACGCTCCCAGTCGTCAATACCGGCAGCAGTGGCTTCATCATCGCTCAGACTCAGGCCGACGGATTTCAGCAAAACAACGGCAGGAGAGCTCCCAATTTTACGCCCATAGAGACCTGCCTCACGGGTCAGAGTGGCGACATCGCCGTTATCGATATCCGAATCGAGCAGGACCATGTCAAAGGCACCCTGTTCGCTAGCCAGCAGCTCACGCGCCCCCCACAGGGAGTAGACGGAACGGCTCTTAACACCCCAACGGCGCAAGCGGCGCTCGATAAGTTTGGCAGCAGTCGGGCTGTGCAGCAGGAGCAGGGATCGCTTTTCTTTCAGGATATCTGTGTGGTCCTGCGGGCGTGGCTCATCCGGATCCGCCTCGGGCACCCCAAACTCAAGCGAGAACGAGAATGTCGAGCCCTTACCCAGCACACTGCTGACCTGGATATCCCCACCCATGACACCAATGATTTTCTGCGAGATGGATAGGCCCAGTCCGGTGCCCCCATACTTACGGGAGGTGGAGCCGTCAGCCTGCACGAAGGGTTGAAAGATCTCTGCGCATTGCTTGGGCGTCATACCGATACCCGAGTCATGCACCTCGAAGCGTAGCACGCGGCAGTCTTTGCGTTCGTTTGCCGTGGAAACCAGCAAGCTGACTTCCCCTTGATCGGTGAACTTGATGGCGTTACCGAGCAGATTCATCAGTACCTGTCGTAGGCGGCCAGGGTCGCCGACCAGTTCAATCGGGCCGTCAACATCCGTCCACACCAGCAACTCGATCTTCTTGCGAACGGCCAGCGGAGCCAGCAGCTCGACAGTGCCCGTCAGGAGGTCGGACAGGTAGAAAGGCACGCTCTCGAGCTTCATCTTCTTCGCCTCGATCTTGGAGTAGTCGAGGATGTCGTTGATGAGGGAGAGCAGCACATCCGCGCTCTCGCGAATCGTGTCCACACACTCCAGTTGCTCACGGTCGAGCTTGGTATCGAGGAGGATCGTAGCCATGCCGATGACACCGTTCATCGGCGTGCGAATCTCATGGCTCATGTTGGCGAGGAACTGGCTTTTGAGGCGGTTGGCCTCCTCTGCCCGCTCACGCATCGCGTCGATCTCCTGCTCGTGCTCCACCTCGTGGGTGATGTCCTCGGTAAACATCATGATGCCGCCGATATCACCGTCCGGCTCAAACCATGGGCGCACCTCCCAGCGCAAATACTGGTCATGGTCCCAGCCCTCCGGCCGCCAGCAATCGCGGTCGCAGCTCTCCACATCGCCCTGCATGCAGCGCTGGTGGATACGCTTCCACTCATCAGATATATTCGGGAAGACGTCGTAGTGACAGCGTCCGATCACCTCGATTTCTTCCAGCGCATAATCCTTGAGCCAGCAATTACTAACCGCGATAAAACGCACCTCCCGGTCAAACATGGCAACCGCCGCCGGGGCGTGTTGAACAAAGGCCGCCAGCTGCGCCTTTTCGCGAGAGAGTTCCCACTGCGTCTCCCGGATTTTCTCCAGCCGGGACCGCCCAAGCTGCAGAGAATAAGTCACAAAAGCCAGCAGCGTGGCAAAGCCCAGCCCTCCCAGCAGGAAGAAGTTGTGAAGGCGGTAATTGATCCCCACCAGCCGGGTCGGATCCACGATAACCTTCCAGTAAATATCCGGTGAGATCGCGACATAGCTGACCCCCTTCTGGCTGTCATCCGGAACACTCGGATCAATCGAGAAGCCGATATGCACAGCCTCCGGATCCTGACCAATGGCGTCCAGACTGTTGGCGATCAGGATGTGCCAGTCGATAACAGCCGTGACCTGAACGCCTTGGCCGTTGGTGGCATTGTAGGCCATCACTTCCCAGCACAGGCCCTCCTCGCCGTCGCCAAACTCAACCGGATGCACTTCGACCAGACGGCTGTTCTCTTCGGGGAACTCGACCGAGGTGGAATCAAGCAAGTCCCCGGGCACCGCCCCCTCGGGATAGGCCCAGTTCACACCCGCATCTGGTTTGCGCAGGAAGATATACCGCAAAGAGGGAAAATCTTTGGACAGAAACTCGATATCCTCATCCCATGTATCGGGGTTGGGAGTATCCTCCCCCAGGACCTGACGAGCCTGGCGCGCCAGTGTGCCGTTAAACTCGTATAGGCGGGTGCTCAACAGGCCCGAGATCAGGTCCGAGCGTAACTGAGCAAAACGAATCCGGCTCTGCATCGCCTGCGTATGCAGCCCCAAATAGACGGCCAGCACGAAAAACGTCGTACCCACAAAGACCGGCACCCACACCCAGGGCAGGGAACGCTCCCTCAGGATATTACTACAGCGAAAACGATGGGTAATCAGTCCGACGGAGAGCAGAAAGAAAGCCAGTGATGTGTGGACGGCCATCTCCGAGAGCCGGTACTCAAGCCAGAGCAAAGGCGGCATCCCGAGGGCATAGCGAAACAGAGAGGAACCGGATATACCTGCCAGCGCACAGGCCAACACCAGAATGACAATCGCCTTCCGTGTTCCCTGCCTGCGAGCACAGGCCAGGACCATGGCCACGCCTCCAAATAAAAAGCATATGCTCGTCAGCGCAGACATCCGCCCCGGAGCCGGAGAGCGATCTGTCACAAATGGCTTAGCAAAGAGCGTGTCGATCCACAGATTAATGCCAAAGACGTGCTGGGCCAGATTAATGCCGCCCCATACCAACAGCCCGATACTAAACCACAGCTTAAGATTCCACCGGTTTCTCGTCTTGTTCACCGACAGGCACAGGAGTGAACCTGCAAACAAAATAAAGCCGATCGCCGTCGTGGCCTGCATCGGGGCCAATCCCGGCATGATCTGGACCAGTACCGGAATCTGCAGCAGCCAACCAGCATAGACTGAGCAGGCAATCCCCCCTACAAGTACCGATGCGATCACTGCCAGCGGACAGATGCGACGCAAGGGGGTATCCGGGCCGTTTACCATGTATGGTAACTTATACGAGAATACGTGTGAGCAAGTCGAACCAATAGATTAAATCCACCCAGAGCGCACTATCACGAAAAATTAAGGACATCCCTTCATGCGCACCATGGACCAGCCTACGAAAAAATTAAAGAATCCGAGACGACAAGCAGCCCATCAAAAGCACATAAGGCATTTAGACTTCAATAAGTTACAATAAAGCTATGACCTGACATAATCCCGCTGAAACTGCTGGGGGCTCATCCCCGTACTTCTCCGGAAAGCACGCGAAAAGCTGTTCGCGTCCGTATAGCCGCAATT
This genomic interval from Ruficoccus sp. ZRK36 contains the following:
- a CDS encoding ATP-binding protein, with the translated sequence MVNGPDTPLRRICPLAVIASVLVGGIACSVYAGWLLQIPVLVQIMPGLAPMQATTAIGFILFAGSLLCLSVNKTRNRWNLKLWFSIGLLVWGGINLAQHVFGINLWIDTLFAKPFVTDRSPAPGRMSALTSICFLFGGVAMVLACARRQGTRKAIVILVLACALAGISGSSLFRYALGMPPLLWLEYRLSEMAVHTSLAFFLLSVGLITHRFRCSNILRERSLPWVWVPVFVGTTFFVLAVYLGLHTQAMQSRIRFAQLRSDLISGLLSTRLYEFNGTLARQARQVLGEDTPNPDTWDEDIEFLSKDFPSLRYIFLRKPDAGVNWAYPEGAVPGDLLDSTSVEFPEENSRLVEVHPVEFGDGEEGLCWEVMAYNATNGQGVQVTAVIDWHILIANSLDAIGQDPEAVHIGFSIDPSVPDDSQKGVSYVAISPDIYWKVIVDPTRLVGINYRLHNFFLLGGLGFATLLAFVTYSLQLGRSRLEKIRETQWELSREKAQLAAFVQHAPAAVAMFDREVRFIAVSNCWLKDYALEEIEVIGRCHYDVFPNISDEWKRIHQRCMQGDVESCDRDCWRPEGWDHDQYLRWEVRPWFEPDGDIGGIMMFTEDITHEVEHEQEIDAMRERAEEANRLKSQFLANMSHEIRTPMNGVIGMATILLDTKLDREQLECVDTIRESADVLLSLINDILDYSKIEAKKMKLESVPFYLSDLLTGTVELLAPLAVRKKIELLVWTDVDGPIELVGDPGRLRQVLMNLLGNAIKFTDQGEVSLLVSTANERKDCRVLRFEVHDSGIGMTPKQCAEIFQPFVQADGSTSRKYGGTGLGLSISQKIIGVMGGDIQVSSVLGKGSTFSFSLEFGVPEADPDEPRPQDHTDILKEKRSLLLLHSPTAAKLIERRLRRWGVKSRSVYSLWGARELLASEQGAFDMVLLDSDIDNGDVATLTREAGLYGRKIGSSPAVVLLKSVGLSLSDDEATAAGIDDWERKPLTPSRLLDLLMRVFSPRQEPESAAIVPDEGAEQLPASSAYGGIRVLVVDDNSVNLKVMVLLLRKLGIQSDTAHDGAEAIEAWESKSYPIIFMDCQMPTMDGYEATRRIREYHSLRTEQGEEIERPFIVALTANVLPGDAEKCLLAGMDDHLPKPMQVEALQRCLERWYFQRKSMDVDITFK